The following are encoded in a window of Algiphilus aromaticivorans DG1253 genomic DNA:
- a CDS encoding nucleoside hydrolase has translation MSSLSAGPMRTLVLAASLTLSVPASAGESRKVILDDDFTGFSNVSPFLLLQEADVDVLGFTVVSGVTWHDQNVAHALRKLEIAGRTDIPVVPGAVHPMLNSKAATERWESLYGDLVFKGAMGDGPPVMAAEGYDEPSDPDVVPPLTEGLPETEPADAVAAQFLVEQVNAHPGEITIIANGPLTNLAIAQLIDPQFAAKAKEFVYMGGSLNPQQRRDSEAAARSAREYANTPRLEFNFRWDPEAASIVFRAPWKKITMLPIDPTTETEFRAELIAEMTNTDTALGRAIADYVEPGLPMWDELSIAVWLDPSLIQESEQLYVDVDTNFTAGYGNTLSWPEGHQPGLGEQPQTVVRDIHLAPFERLLVDLLTRPTPEASGR, from the coding sequence ATGTCTTCTTTGTCTGCCGGACCGATGCGCACGCTCGTGCTGGCTGCGAGCCTGACGCTGTCGGTACCGGCGAGCGCCGGAGAGAGCCGCAAGGTCATTCTCGACGACGACTTCACCGGCTTCAGCAATGTCAGCCCCTTTCTCCTGTTGCAGGAGGCCGATGTCGATGTGCTCGGCTTCACCGTCGTCAGCGGCGTCACCTGGCACGACCAGAACGTCGCGCACGCGCTGCGCAAGCTCGAGATCGCCGGCCGTACCGACATCCCGGTGGTGCCGGGCGCGGTACATCCGATGCTCAACTCGAAGGCGGCCACCGAGCGCTGGGAGTCGCTCTACGGCGATCTGGTCTTCAAGGGCGCGATGGGCGACGGCCCGCCCGTCATGGCCGCCGAAGGCTACGACGAGCCGAGCGATCCGGACGTCGTGCCGCCGCTCACCGAGGGTCTTCCCGAAACCGAGCCCGCCGATGCTGTCGCCGCGCAGTTCCTCGTCGAGCAGGTCAACGCACACCCCGGCGAGATCACCATCATTGCCAACGGCCCGCTGACCAACCTCGCCATCGCGCAGCTGATCGATCCGCAATTCGCCGCCAAGGCGAAGGAATTCGTCTACATGGGAGGCAGCCTGAACCCGCAGCAACGGCGCGACAGCGAGGCGGCAGCCCGTTCGGCGCGTGAGTACGCCAACACGCCGCGCCTGGAGTTCAACTTCCGCTGGGATCCCGAGGCCGCGAGCATCGTCTTCCGCGCCCCGTGGAAGAAGATCACCATGCTGCCCATCGATCCCACCACCGAGACCGAGTTCCGCGCCGAGCTCATCGCGGAGATGACCAACACCGATACCGCACTGGGCCGGGCCATCGCCGACTACGTCGAGCCGGGTCTGCCCATGTGGGACGAGCTGAGCATCGCCGTCTGGCTGGACCCCTCGCTGATCCAGGAATCGGAACAGCTCTACGTCGACGTCGACACCAATTTCACGGCCGGTTACGGCAACACGCTGTCCTGGCCGGAGGGGCATCAGCCCGGCCTGGGTGAGCAGCCGCAGACCGTCGTGCGTGACATTCATCTGGCGCCCTTCGAGCGACTGCTCGTCGATCTGCTCACCCGGCCCACCCCCGAAGCCTCCGGCCGTTGA
- a CDS encoding DUF3574 domain-containing protein translates to MKPAAGCCRTVMLMAVVGMLAACSAMPGHELPACSPGAAMQKHELYFGLTQRGGERIDDAQWRDFLASEVTPRFPEGLTVLDARGQWRDRDGGAIIRQPSRVLVVLRADTREAAAALADVRTAYRERFAQQSVLLVSAPVCADF, encoded by the coding sequence GTGAAGCCTGCCGCCGGTTGTTGCCGGACGGTGATGCTGATGGCTGTCGTCGGCATGCTCGCCGCCTGCAGCGCTATGCCGGGTCACGAGCTTCCGGCCTGCTCACCCGGCGCGGCCATGCAGAAGCACGAGTTGTACTTCGGCCTCACGCAGCGCGGTGGCGAGCGTATCGACGATGCGCAATGGCGCGACTTCCTCGCCAGCGAGGTCACGCCGCGCTTTCCCGAAGGCCTGACCGTGCTCGACGCACGCGGGCAGTGGCGTGATCGCGACGGCGGCGCCATCATCCGCCAGCCCTCGCGCGTGCTTGTCGTGTTACGGGCCGACACGCGGGAGGCGGCCGCGGCGCTGGCCGATGTCCGCACCGCCTATCGCGAGCGCTTCGCGCAGCAATCCGTGCTGCTGGTATCGGCGCCTGTCTGCGCCGACTTCTGA
- a CDS encoding purine nucleoside permease, which translates to MTRARVGLLLACLSIPVPSAWSAGATEPMPVKLVIVSMFEVGADSGDTPGELQLWKQRLGLDTVYPLPAAHHDVVADPDAGVIATVTGQGTARAAASIMALGSDPRFDLSQAYWLIAGISGVDPAVTTVGSAVWTDWVVDGDLAYRIDAREIPSDWSTGTIPYGRDVPFEPPRPDDQARVWQLNPQLLEWAYALTRDTELQDTEAMQALRSRYRHEGHEAARGAPSVTVGANLSATSYWHGALLNRWAREWIAYWSDGQARFATSAMEDSGTMQSLDYLDRAGRVDADRVLILRTGSNFTVQPSDLSAAQNLARDEEGYSAYLPSLEAAFAVGNQVVSALLADWSRYRDSLPSAEE; encoded by the coding sequence ATGACTAGGGCGCGCGTGGGACTGCTTCTGGCTTGCCTGTCGATCCCGGTGCCGTCTGCCTGGTCCGCGGGCGCCACCGAGCCGATGCCGGTCAAGCTCGTGATCGTCAGCATGTTCGAGGTCGGCGCCGACAGCGGCGACACGCCGGGCGAGTTGCAGCTGTGGAAGCAGCGCCTCGGTCTCGACACGGTCTATCCGCTGCCGGCGGCACATCATGATGTCGTTGCCGATCCCGATGCGGGCGTGATCGCCACCGTCACCGGACAGGGCACGGCGCGTGCGGCGGCCTCCATCATGGCGCTTGGCAGTGACCCGCGCTTCGATCTGTCGCAGGCCTACTGGCTGATCGCCGGCATTTCCGGCGTCGATCCCGCCGTCACCACAGTGGGCAGTGCGGTCTGGACGGACTGGGTGGTAGACGGCGATCTGGCCTATCGCATCGACGCCCGCGAGATTCCCTCCGACTGGTCGACCGGCACGATCCCCTACGGTCGCGATGTGCCGTTCGAGCCGCCCCGGCCGGACGATCAGGCCCGAGTCTGGCAGCTCAATCCGCAGCTTCTCGAATGGGCCTACGCGCTGACCCGCGACACCGAATTGCAGGATACCGAGGCGATGCAGGCGCTGCGCAGCCGCTACCGCCACGAGGGTCACGAGGCGGCGCGCGGCGCCCCTTCGGTGACGGTCGGAGCCAATCTCTCGGCGACTTCCTACTGGCACGGCGCGCTGCTCAACCGCTGGGCGCGCGAGTGGATCGCCTACTGGAGCGACGGACAGGCGCGCTTCGCGACCTCGGCGATGGAGGACTCCGGAACGATGCAGTCACTGGACTATCTCGACCGCGCCGGACGCGTGGATGCGGATCGCGTGCTGATCCTGCGCACCGGCAGCAACTTCACCGTGCAGCCGAGCGATCTCAGCGCCGCGCAGAACCTCGCGCGTGACGAGGAGGGCTATTCCGCCTACCTCCCCAGTCTCGAAGCCGCCTTCGCGGTGGGCAACCAGGTCGTGTCGGCCCTGCTGGCCGATTGGTCGCGCTACCGCGACAGCCTGCCTTCTGCAGAGGAGTAA
- a CDS encoding TonB-dependent receptor — protein MSMPLHVAMAQEDGASAPEAEEQPARSQLEEMTVTASRNEESVKEVPISVTTVPQQQIEALSSDGSDIRNLSGSTPSLVVESSNGRSLPRFYIRGFGNTDFSTFASQPVGLVYDDIQLSNPALKSFPAFDLASIEVLRGPQGSLFGRNTPAGVVKLESAKPVLGTQEGYFSMSTGTYNSNNYEMVYNAPIGNDMAVRFSAISQNRDDWVDDTFKDVKDEYGGYADRAFRTQLLYDPADSGFRALLNVHGRDLDGTARLFRAFTVLPGSNDLAPGFDIEKVAMDARNEQALKSLGANARMSWDFDNVTLYSITGYEGINHYFSRGDIDGGFSNGEEGATAFPVETSGQVDDLRQITQELRLASNDGGFLDWQAGIYYFDESVTGTGRTYGSPSGPVSNFTRNTQETQSLAGFAAVDIALTERLKTKLGARYTWNDKSFQVDETFNTDFVGPRSDSDDSSKLSWDASLSYALTPQVTTYGRIATGFRAQSYAAPDQNLPITIAEPEEMISYEAGFKSELLDNRLRLNASAYYYEVDGQQLTAAGTEDNILRLLNADTTIGQGLELDLWAHVTEQLLVTFGASYNDTELDDPDLAVNGCGSAGCTNLDPETDDGLFLIDGNPLPRAAKYIANTTARYDIPMGDGDGFYIFGDLSYTGEYNYGLTESIELKSNPLLLAGLRVAYTWDYGKYEVAGFCRNCTDEVEALGAVAINNMAALVNEPRIIGANFKMQF, from the coding sequence ATGTCGATGCCGCTGCATGTGGCGATGGCGCAGGAAGACGGTGCCAGTGCGCCGGAAGCCGAGGAACAGCCGGCTCGCTCGCAGCTGGAGGAAATGACGGTAACCGCCTCGCGCAACGAGGAAAGCGTCAAGGAAGTCCCGATCTCGGTGACGACGGTTCCGCAGCAGCAGATCGAGGCACTGAGCTCGGATGGCAGCGATATCCGGAATCTTTCCGGCAGCACGCCCAGCCTGGTGGTCGAATCCTCCAACGGCCGAAGCCTGCCGCGCTTCTACATCCGCGGCTTCGGCAATACGGATTTCTCGACCTTCGCTTCGCAGCCGGTCGGACTGGTCTACGACGACATCCAGCTGTCGAATCCGGCGCTGAAGAGCTTTCCGGCCTTCGATCTGGCCAGCATCGAGGTGCTGCGTGGTCCGCAGGGCTCGCTCTTCGGGCGCAACACGCCGGCGGGTGTCGTCAAGCTCGAATCGGCCAAGCCGGTGCTGGGCACTCAGGAAGGCTACTTCAGCATGTCCACCGGCACCTACAACAGCAACAATTACGAGATGGTCTACAACGCCCCCATCGGCAACGACATGGCGGTGCGCTTCTCGGCCATCTCGCAGAACCGCGACGACTGGGTCGACGACACCTTCAAGGATGTGAAGGACGAGTACGGCGGCTACGCCGATCGCGCCTTTCGCACGCAGCTGCTCTACGATCCGGCCGACTCCGGCTTCCGCGCGCTGCTCAATGTTCACGGTCGGGACCTCGACGGCACCGCGCGTCTGTTCCGCGCCTTCACGGTCCTGCCGGGCAGCAACGATCTGGCGCCGGGCTTCGATATCGAGAAGGTCGCCATGGATGCCCGCAACGAGCAGGCGCTCAAGAGCCTCGGCGCCAACGCGCGTATGAGCTGGGACTTCGACAATGTCACCCTGTACTCGATCACCGGCTACGAGGGCATCAACCACTACTTCAGCCGCGGCGATATCGACGGCGGCTTCTCGAACGGCGAGGAGGGGGCGACGGCCTTCCCGGTGGAAACCTCCGGCCAGGTGGACGATCTGCGCCAGATCACGCAGGAGCTTCGCCTCGCCTCGAATGACGGCGGCTTCCTCGACTGGCAGGCCGGCATCTATTACTTCGACGAATCGGTGACCGGTACGGGCCGGACCTACGGCTCGCCATCGGGGCCGGTCAGCAACTTCACGCGCAACACGCAGGAGACGCAGTCGCTCGCCGGCTTCGCGGCCGTGGACATCGCGCTGACCGAGCGCCTCAAGACCAAGCTCGGCGCGCGCTACACCTGGAACGACAAGAGTTTCCAGGTGGACGAGACCTTCAACACCGATTTCGTCGGGCCGCGCTCGGACAGCGACGACAGCAGCAAGTTGAGCTGGGATGCCAGCCTGAGCTATGCGCTGACGCCGCAGGTCACGACCTACGGGCGCATCGCCACCGGTTTCCGCGCGCAGAGCTATGCCGCGCCCGACCAGAACCTGCCCATCACCATCGCCGAGCCCGAGGAGATGATCTCCTACGAGGCCGGCTTCAAGTCCGAGCTGCTGGACAATCGCCTGCGCCTGAACGCCAGCGCCTACTACTACGAGGTCGACGGCCAGCAGCTCACCGCTGCCGGTACCGAGGACAACATCCTGCGGCTGCTCAATGCGGACACGACCATCGGTCAGGGCCTGGAACTGGATCTCTGGGCGCATGTCACCGAGCAGCTGCTGGTCACCTTCGGTGCCAGCTACAACGACACCGAGCTCGACGACCCCGACCTGGCCGTGAACGGCTGCGGCAGTGCCGGTTGCACGAACCTCGATCCGGAGACGGACGACGGGCTCTTCCTGATCGACGGCAACCCGCTGCCGAGAGCGGCCAAGTACATCGCCAACACCACCGCCCGCTACGACATCCCGATGGGCGACGGTGACGGCTTCTACATCTTCGGCGATCTGTCCTACACCGGTGAATACAACTACGGGCTCACCGAGTCCATCGAGCTGAAGTCGAACCCGCTGCTGCTGGCCGGTCTGCGTGTCGCCTACACCTGGGACTACGGCAAGTACGAGGTGGCCGGCTTCTGCCGCAACTGCACCGACGAGGTCGAGGCCCTGGGTGCGGTCGCCATCAACAACATGGCCGCGCTCGTCAACGAGCCGCGCATCATCGGCGCGAATTTCAAGATGCAGTTCTAG
- a CDS encoding purine-nucleoside phosphorylase translates to MRACPTSCRRLAWAAALSLALAGCGTPEAPAGGGDATDGKAEPLEVRAVVVTMFEIGDLGGDEPGEFQLWKEREGLDTVYPMPAAYSDVHADPERGLIAVITGIGTANAVSTITTLGLDPRFDLSNAYWLVAGISGGDPADTSLGSAVWADHLVDGDLAYELDAREIPESWPTGYVPLRASEPYETPKPEENMAENQHFRLDAGLVDWAYALTKDVAIPDDEAMAAFRERFDQEAARRPPRVMRGDHLAAMTFWHGPLLNDWANDWVAYWSGGEGEFVTSAMEDTGTALALSRLGEAGLVDPQRLLVLRTVSNFTLGPPGVDAAESLAGEQAGYSGMRSALEAAHGVGSRVVEVLVDDWDRYRDALPGDRGSTDD, encoded by the coding sequence ATGCGCGCCTGCCCAACGTCTTGTCGTCGCCTGGCATGGGCGGCTGCGCTGTCCCTCGCGCTGGCGGGCTGCGGCACGCCGGAAGCGCCTGCCGGGGGTGGCGACGCCACCGACGGGAAGGCCGAGCCGCTGGAGGTCCGCGCCGTGGTCGTGACGATGTTCGAGATCGGGGATCTCGGCGGCGACGAACCCGGCGAATTCCAGCTCTGGAAGGAGCGGGAAGGGCTCGACACGGTCTACCCCATGCCCGCCGCCTACAGCGATGTGCATGCGGACCCGGAGCGGGGCCTCATCGCCGTGATCACCGGCATCGGCACGGCGAACGCCGTCTCCACCATCACCACCCTCGGTCTGGATCCGCGCTTCGACCTGTCCAATGCCTACTGGCTCGTCGCCGGCATCTCGGGTGGCGACCCGGCGGACACCTCGCTCGGCTCGGCGGTCTGGGCCGATCATCTGGTCGATGGCGATCTCGCCTACGAGCTCGATGCGCGCGAGATCCCGGAGAGCTGGCCCACCGGCTACGTACCGCTGCGCGCGAGCGAGCCCTACGAGACGCCGAAGCCCGAGGAGAATATGGCCGAGAACCAGCACTTCCGGCTCGACGCCGGGCTGGTCGACTGGGCCTATGCGCTGACCAAGGATGTCGCCATCCCCGACGATGAGGCGATGGCCGCCTTTCGCGAGCGCTTCGATCAGGAGGCCGCGCGCCGGCCACCGCGCGTCATGCGCGGAGATCATCTTGCCGCCATGACCTTCTGGCACGGCCCGCTGCTCAACGATTGGGCCAATGACTGGGTTGCCTACTGGAGTGGCGGCGAAGGCGAATTCGTGACCTCGGCAATGGAGGATACCGGCACGGCGCTGGCGCTCAGCCGGCTCGGCGAGGCCGGGCTGGTGGACCCGCAGCGCCTGCTCGTGCTGCGCACGGTCAGCAACTTCACGCTCGGACCGCCGGGGGTCGATGCGGCCGAGAGCCTGGCCGGCGAGCAGGCCGGTTATTCGGGCATGCGCTCTGCGCTGGAAGCCGCCCACGGTGTCGGCAGCCGGGTGGTCGAAGTCCTCGTCGATGACTGGGATCGCTATCGCGACGCATTGCCGGGAGATAGGGGATCAACCGATGACTAG
- the add gene encoding adenosine deaminase, giving the protein MRYEDYLRRVPKAELHCHFEGTVRPATFAELARKHGVALPTQEVDALYAYDTIEEFLKIFGLVSTTIIDRDDFARVAYESLADGQSLGNLVYREMFFNPTLHTRRGIAYETVVDGIVDGIRQARHDLGVDCRLIADVYRQDDPAEALAMVEQVLAHRPDELIGLGMDGAEAPDPPERFVAAYRAARAGGLRLTSHACEDAPPQNIRTCLDLLGCERIDHGYHILDDPALVARARDEGLVFTCCPTATATVYGWRDLGTHPIRGMVASDLRVTLNSDDPTMFHTDIGKEFVDLCTALDYGPAQVRRFCLESVDGSWLDDGEKRALRVRFNAQLDALDAELGEVA; this is encoded by the coding sequence GTGCGCTACGAGGATTACCTGAGACGCGTTCCCAAGGCCGAGCTGCACTGTCATTTCGAAGGCACGGTGCGGCCGGCGACCTTCGCCGAGTTGGCCCGCAAGCACGGCGTGGCGCTGCCCACGCAGGAGGTCGACGCACTCTACGCGTACGACACCATTGAGGAGTTCCTGAAGATATTCGGGCTCGTCTCGACCACCATCATCGATCGCGACGACTTCGCGCGCGTGGCCTACGAGTCCCTGGCCGACGGCCAGAGCCTGGGCAACCTCGTCTACCGCGAGATGTTCTTCAACCCGACGCTGCACACGCGCCGCGGCATCGCCTACGAGACGGTGGTCGACGGCATCGTCGACGGTATCCGCCAGGCGCGACACGATCTCGGCGTCGACTGCCGGCTCATTGCGGATGTCTATCGCCAGGACGATCCGGCCGAGGCCCTGGCGATGGTCGAGCAGGTGCTGGCGCATCGGCCCGACGAGCTCATCGGCTTGGGCATGGACGGTGCGGAGGCGCCCGATCCCCCCGAGCGCTTCGTCGCAGCCTATCGCGCCGCCCGCGCCGGCGGGCTGCGCCTGACCAGTCATGCCTGCGAGGACGCACCGCCGCAGAACATCCGTACCTGCCTGGACCTGCTCGGCTGCGAGCGCATCGATCACGGTTATCACATCCTCGATGATCCGGCGCTGGTGGCGCGCGCCCGCGATGAAGGGCTGGTCTTCACCTGCTGTCCCACGGCCACCGCCACCGTCTACGGCTGGCGTGATCTGGGTACGCACCCGATCCGCGGCATGGTCGCGAGCGACCTGCGGGTGACGCTGAATTCCGACGATCCGACCATGTTCCATACCGACATCGGCAAGGAGTTCGTCGATCTGTGCACGGCCCTCGACTATGGCCCGGCACAGGTTCGCCGCTTCTGCCTGGAATCGGTCGACGGCAGCTGGCTCGACGACGGCGAGAAACGCGCCCTGCGCGTGCGTTTCAATGCCCAGCTCGACGCCCTCGACGCCGAGCTCGGGGAGGTGGCCTGA
- a CDS encoding amidohydrolase, protein MKVVFLLAAALCGAVLSTARADAPEPADLIITNARILTMDAERRVLDRGTLVITGREITAVGEPALAERYAADTVIDADGDIVMPGMINTHNHMAMIAFRGLGEYAVEDRLFEFFFPLEKELLSRELIRVASRQAAIELALAGVTTVTDMYYHEDEVAHAVKDVGIRGVLGQSIIGFPVVDAEEPWGGLDYAVGYLEAFADDELITPALAPHAPYTVSPDKLMETKALAEAHGAPMLMHLAEFYEEKAMIRERFPDVPADKSIVGYLDELGFLGPNLLAAHVIMVDEADMAILKKRNVGVAHNPKANTKGLTGLSPAWDMKQMGIDVGLGTDGPMSSNQIDIVSVMGYAARVARVLHRDGTLFTPVDLVEMATIGGARALKMDDRIGSLEAGKLADVIIVDTGSANMQPLYDPYAAIAFQAYPGDIHTTIVNGRIVARDGVVTTVDRAAHAVEWRKITDEVAAFAKTLN, encoded by the coding sequence GTGAAAGTCGTATTCCTGCTTGCCGCCGCGCTCTGCGGCGCCGTTCTGTCCACGGCCCGGGCCGACGCGCCCGAGCCGGCGGATCTGATCATCACCAACGCCCGCATCCTGACGATGGATGCAGAGCGCCGTGTTCTCGATCGCGGCACGCTGGTCATCACCGGCCGCGAGATCACCGCCGTGGGGGAGCCCGCGCTGGCCGAGCGCTACGCGGCCGATACGGTCATCGACGCGGACGGCGACATCGTCATGCCCGGCATGATCAACACGCACAACCACATGGCGATGATCGCCTTCCGCGGCCTGGGCGAATACGCTGTCGAGGACCGGCTCTTCGAGTTCTTCTTTCCGCTGGAGAAGGAGCTGCTGAGCCGCGAGCTGATCCGTGTGGCCTCGCGCCAGGCGGCCATCGAGCTGGCGCTGGCAGGCGTCACCACGGTGACCGACATGTACTACCACGAGGACGAGGTCGCGCACGCGGTCAAGGATGTCGGTATCCGCGGCGTGCTCGGGCAGAGCATCATCGGCTTCCCGGTGGTGGATGCCGAGGAGCCCTGGGGCGGCCTCGACTACGCGGTGGGTTACCTCGAGGCATTCGCCGACGATGAGCTGATCACGCCGGCGCTGGCGCCGCACGCGCCCTACACGGTCTCGCCGGATAAGCTGATGGAGACCAAGGCGCTGGCCGAGGCGCACGGTGCGCCCATGCTGATGCATCTCGCCGAGTTCTACGAGGAGAAGGCGATGATCCGCGAGCGCTTTCCGGACGTGCCGGCCGACAAGAGCATCGTCGGCTACCTCGACGAGCTCGGCTTCCTTGGTCCGAATCTGCTCGCCGCCCACGTCATCATGGTCGACGAGGCCGACATGGCGATCCTGAAGAAGCGGAATGTCGGCGTCGCGCACAATCCCAAGGCCAATACCAAGGGCCTGACCGGCCTGTCGCCGGCCTGGGACATGAAACAGATGGGTATCGACGTCGGCCTCGGTACCGATGGGCCGATGAGCTCCAATCAGATCGACATCGTTTCGGTCATGGGCTACGCCGCGCGCGTGGCGCGCGTGTTGCACAGGGACGGCACCCTCTTCACGCCGGTGGATCTGGTCGAGATGGCCACCATCGGTGGCGCCCGGGCGCTCAAGATGGATGACCGCATCGGCTCGCTGGAGGCCGGCAAGCTTGCCGATGTCATCATCGTCGACACCGGCTCGGCGAATATGCAGCCGCTCTACGACCCCTATGCCGCCATCGCCTTCCAGGCCTATCCCGGCGACATCCACACCACCATCGTCAACGGCCGCATCGTCGCGCGCGACGGCGTCGTCACGACCGTCGATCGCGCCGCGCACGCCGTCGAGTGGCGCAAGATCACTGACGAAGTCGCCGCTTTCGCGAAGACGCTGAATTAG